The Rosa rugosa chromosome 3, drRosRugo1.1, whole genome shotgun sequence sequence AGTAGTTCAAAATAAAGACAAGATTAAATTAGCTTAACCTGTATATGGTCAAAGAAATCTTAATCTTCTTGAATTACAGTTAAAAGTAGGAGTTACCTCAATATTGCCAAGATTTCCCATTGGTTGCCGGAAGCCAAACTGTTCTCCCATGATGTCTGTACCCTGATGGTTCAGAGGAAGAGGTGACAATTCCCCTGCTTTTGTCTTGTATTTATCAGAGCTGCCTAGAACAGGGCGTTGTTCGGCTTCCTCTTCTCTCCTGGCCAGTGCTGCCCTAAGACCAGCAATCTGATAACACAGAAAAGTTCAATAATACAAAAATTCTATGATTCCTAAGCTAAACATTTTGAAGAACCACATAAGTGACATTTCGACAGAAAAGCCTGTAAACACCTGTTCTTTGAGAGCTTTCACATCTGCACCATCTTTGTTTACTTTGGCAGCACCAAGCTCAACTGTGGCTACTCGTTCAGCAAACTTAAGTGTACTTATACTTTCACCAATAGCATCTGGCTCAGGGCTTATGTGAACAAACATAAGCGTCTTGGCCTGTCCACCTAAAAAATATGACAATAAACACATAGCCATGAGAAAATTTTTGGATAATCTAAGGCTGAAAGTAAAATGCAATTGACCTTACCAAGTGAATCTTGGAGCAACTGTGTTAGCTTGCTATTCCTATAAGGAACATGAGGATTCTTTTGTGCAAGGGAAGCAATCACATCACCCAAAGCTGAGAGAGATCTATTAATATGTTGTGCTTCCTTCAATCTATCCCCTGTTACCTCGGATTTGTCTACCCTCTCACTTCCCGCAAGATCAACCAGGTGCATACAGCCACGAAGAATAGATCCAGTTGTCAAATCCTGTCCTTGAACGTGAACAGTCAAGCAGCTGCAGATTGATAAAAATTGGATAATTTAGTTTCAAGCATTCATAGAGACACAACACTTTTTCTCACACACACATGGGAGTTTAGTAGATTTCTTCCTACCTGTGAGAGCGACTACTTCGATCATTTAGAGCAGTTGCACCAACAACCCGATTCTTATGTCCAAGGTTCATTAGATCAATAACATCAGATGTCGAGGACACACGAATAATATTTGCATCTGGCACACTGAGACCTGTCTGAGAACTGTTGCGAATCTCTAATGTGATAAATAAGTTAAGCAAAACCTCAAATGGGGGACTAGCATGCAAGCCAGGCTATTAAAAAAGTGTAATAACACGAAATCACCTTCATTTTCACCAGTACTGAATCTTATTTGTATTAGAAATGCATAAACAAAGTActaatcaatattttttttgaaagataaAACTGATATTGAAAGACATCTCAAGTTTTCAAGTTATCCAACATATTTGACTAGTAAAACTAATGCCATATTTCATGAACTGAACAGATTTGAGAAAAACTAAAGTAAGCAGTAAACACTAAACTAGTAAAGGATATCTTTTGTTAGCTCCATCAGTAACAAGGAGATCCCGGACTTGCTCGTTGTAGATCTCAATCATCTGAACAGAAACATCATAGTGGAAAGTGTCCTTTCTTTGATCTGCTATGAGAAACAAGTCTCCCAAAGCCCTATAATTTACACCTTGGCTTTTCTCTGTAAGCTCTCTGGGTCCAGTCTAATATGTACCAGCAAAAGTTAATAATAGTACACTTACTCAATAAAGCAACAATATGTGAAATATCATTTCTTCAGAAATAGAAAGCATATAATACCATGGTGAAAGTTTTCCCTGATCCTGTTTGACCATATGCAAATATGCAGACATTGTAACCATCAAGGACAGAACGAATCAGTGGTTGCATGTCAGAAAAGACGTCCGCTGCAAAATAATAGCAGATAACagttaaaaatataaaataacattAATATTTTAGAGCTCTgaagattttatttatttatttttttttcaaaacaataaaggAAATTCCCTCTTAAGGAGAACCTCATCAACCTTGGGTTGCAGACGGCCCGAAGACTTTATTGAAGCTGAAGGTTCTTTGTCCTTTCCCATGCCTTGAGGGGGTGTTAATAGTGATATTTCCATCTTCCATATGATCCACACAGCTCAAACAATTTGACTGTCCAGATAAGAAGGGTCTCACTCGACAATAAACCCTGATACTTCCTGATCAAAATAACAGACAACTAATCAACTATTTTGAAGACTAACATTATGAAGGGAGGTGTGAAGCATAAGCTTTTGGCAAATAGGGATCTTATTACCTTTGAGGTCTTGGACTTGATTGTAGAGCTTTCGGTTTTCTTCAAGAACTTTGTGATATCCACTCGCAGCATGAGCTAGGCCATGAATGTGCAAACCTATGGAAGCAAAATTGAATAAGAAAAAGATTTCTATATCCACGTCCTCAAAGAAGACAGGCAAATGAAACAacaaatattttctttttaaatttgtACCAATATTCTGGAACTCCTCGTGAAACTTCATTTTCATAAACTGAATACCAGATTTTGTTGTGTGAAGGGTTTGCTTTAGTTCCTGTAAAAAATATAGCATATGAATGCACTATCCAATTaccaaataaaaagaaaaatgatggacAATACGTCACAGCTGAAACTTACCCGAACATCTCTTTGTTGTTGATCAAAAATCATTTGCTGTTTAAGCAGCCGGCTTTTTGATTCCTCATCGGAGATGTaacttttattaaaagattCCTCTCTCTTTATTACTTTGAGATTGTCTTCTATCTGATTATCAGTCAAAACACACAGGTAATCCAGTTATAATCCAGTTCTGCACATCAACATTAAAATATGAATTGCGCTTGCTTTTCAGAAAGTAAAGTACAAACTATTACCCTTTTATCACAAGAGGCGAATTTCATTGGAGGTTGGTTGCCATGAGAAACAGCAACATCTTTTGGACTTGTATTTGTCTATGAGATAATGAACTAGTGAGTGAGTAACTAGCGGcgtaaaaattaaattaaagactGTTCAAACAATGCATAAGTTCTAAAAGGTCATGTTTTccggaaaaaaaatttaaaacatatataaataaataaagctaTTGGATGCAAAAGGTTTTGGTTTCATATTTGGTTATGCAGCTACAAAGTCATGACCCCAGTCATGTTGCTTAGGTGAAAGTACATGCCATACCAATCTCATGCAACAACTTTTTCCGCATAGTGTTAAGAAGGAAAGTAATAATTTAGATGAGAATGAGTAGCGTACCAATTCATATTGGCTGGAAAGGCGTTGCTCAAATTGCTCCACAACCTTGTTTAGAACAGACTCTACCAACTGATGCAGCCAGAAGAATAAAATGACCCGTTATATTAGAAGATAAAATTTGCAGTAATATTACTGTAAGTGGTGATATTAATCTAAGAGGTTGGTCAAACACAAAGAAATTGGTCAAACACATAC is a genomic window containing:
- the LOC133736460 gene encoding kinesin-like protein KIN-14I; amino-acid sequence: MAADGGALSMFSVVEDVLQQHGTSRTGDLDLVESRKAEQAASRRNEAAGWLRKVIGVVVAKDLPAEPSEEEFRLGLRSGIILCNAINKVQPGAVPKVVESPSDSALIPDGALSAFQYFENLRNFLVAIEGMGLPTFEASDLEQGGKSARVVNTVLALKSYSEWKHTGGNGTWKFGGNVKPTTSVKSFVRKNSEPFMNSLSRTSSMNEKSSNSFTSDLDSNQMTSSRSLSMLVRAVLLDKKPEDVPMLVESVLNKVVEQFEQRLSSQYELTNTSPKDVAVSHGNQPPMKFASCDKRIEDNLKVIKREESFNKSYISDEESKSRLLKQQMIFDQQQRDVRELKQTLHTTKSGIQFMKMKFHEEFQNIGLHIHGLAHAASGYHKVLEENRKLYNQVQDLKGSIRVYCRVRPFLSGQSNCLSCVDHMEDGNITINTPSRHGKGQRTFSFNKVFGPSATQADVFSDMQPLIRSVLDGYNVCIFAYGQTGSGKTFTMTGPRELTEKSQGVNYRALGDLFLIADQRKDTFHYDVSVQMIEIYNEQVRDLLVTDGANKRLEIRNSSQTGLSVPDANIIRVSSTSDVIDLMNLGHKNRVVGATALNDRSSRSHSCLTVHVQGQDLTTGSILRGCMHLVDLAGSERVDKSEVTGDRLKEAQHINRSLSALGDVIASLAQKNPHVPYRNSKLTQLLQDSLGGQAKTLMFVHISPEPDAIGESISTLKFAERVATVELGAAKVNKDGADVKALKEQIAGLRAALARREEEAEQRPVLGSSDKYKTKAGELSPLPLNHQGTDIMGEQFGFRQPMGNLGNIELHNNSAPRQKRQNFDVDELLANSPPWPPVKSPGQNRGDDDKDMGSGDWVDKVMVNKQEVSRVGNPLGGWGADNENLSDAFYQKYLQDSSKIYPEQSYNMFTASNGFSVASNDDMDDLDAATSDSSEPDLLWQFNQTKLISTGNGIGSKTKKPNAKPVKSPELSKHLNPSLGPSPSRKPLNGLPHRTARQLAPTAEMKRKAAHRK